The following are encoded together in the Thermosipho japonicus genome:
- a CDS encoding transposase, which yields MGVSFRLALFVNGYSRSMVRATLQTLNLPYQEEAIEDLTDLIYDHLDAYRTSPLPEELFAVFIDAYHGKLRDENGKVVDVSIFVALGIDMEGYKQGKESKEFWIEVFQDMLTRGMSKVAIFVTDDFRGITSVVKKLFPNSEHQLCWVHMKRNLKRGFGGKGYSQMRRILDKVR from the coding sequence ATTGGAGTCTCCTTTCGTCTGGCTCTTTTTGTCAACGGATATTCCAGGTCGATGGTAAGAGCAACGCTTCAAACTCTGAATCTACCTTACCAGGAGGAAGCCATAGAGGATTTAACAGATCTCATATATGATCATCTCGATGCCTACAGAACTTCTCCACTTCCAGAAGAGCTTTTTGCAGTTTTCATAGATGCATACCACGGAAAGTTGAGAGATGAGAATGGTAAGGTTGTTGATGTGAGCATCTTCGTGGCTCTGGGAATAGATATGGAAGGGTACAAGCAGGGAAAAGAGAGCAAAGAATTTTGGATAGAAGTGTTCCAAGATATGCTAACACGAGGCATGAGCAAAGTGGCAATATTCGTTACAGATGATTTCAGAGGCATCACGTCGGTGGTAAAGAAACTTTTTCCCAATTCAGAACATCAGCTCTGCTGGGTGCATATGAAGAGGAATCTCAAGAGAGGATTCGGTGGGAAGGGATATTCACAAATGAGGAGGATACTGGACAAGGTCAGGTAA